The Hymenobacter sp. GOD-10R genome includes a window with the following:
- a CDS encoding acetamidase/formamidase family protein, producing the protein MKNLYLQKTTLLALGICALLTTNAHGQQSKPTTHQLKATPSTVAWGYYDAAAKPVLRIKSGDAVDVETLITNSPTRLEGAGVKPEDVEQSLRDIYKDVTNKGPGGHILTGPIYIEGAEPGDVLEVRIKKIDLAIPYAYNAFGATSGFIPEDFGYAKMKIIPLDKKKNVAHFAPGIDIPLKPFFGSMGVAPPPASGRVNSAPPGIHAGNLDNKELVAGTTLYIPVHVPGALFEVGDGHAGQGNGEVDITALETSLRGTLEFIVRKDMHLTWPRAETPTTYITMGIDEDLTKAAKIAVREMVDFLMKEKGLSHDEAYMLASVAADLDATQVVDGTRGAHMIIPKSIFKKTAKK; encoded by the coding sequence ATGAAAAACCTCTACCTGCAAAAGACGACGCTTCTTGCCCTGGGTATCTGCGCGCTCCTGACGACGAATGCCCACGGCCAGCAAAGCAAACCCACGACGCACCAACTAAAAGCAACCCCGAGCACTGTCGCCTGGGGATACTACGATGCCGCCGCGAAGCCCGTGTTGCGTATCAAATCCGGTGATGCGGTGGACGTGGAAACGCTGATTACCAACAGCCCAACACGTCTGGAAGGCGCTGGCGTGAAGCCCGAAGACGTCGAGCAGTCTTTGCGGGATATTTATAAGGACGTGACTAACAAAGGCCCTGGCGGCCACATTCTTACCGGGCCTATCTACATCGAAGGCGCCGAGCCGGGCGACGTGCTGGAAGTGCGCATCAAAAAGATCGACCTAGCTATTCCGTACGCCTACAATGCCTTTGGCGCTACCAGCGGCTTCATACCAGAGGATTTCGGCTACGCCAAAATGAAGATTATTCCGCTGGACAAGAAGAAGAACGTGGCTCACTTTGCGCCCGGCATCGACATACCGTTGAAGCCGTTCTTTGGCAGCATGGGCGTGGCGCCGCCCCCCGCTTCGGGCCGGGTCAATAGCGCGCCTCCCGGTATTCATGCTGGCAACTTAGACAACAAAGAGTTGGTGGCTGGCACTACGCTCTACATTCCGGTGCACGTGCCGGGCGCTTTGTTTGAAGTAGGCGACGGACACGCCGGCCAAGGCAACGGCGAAGTGGATATTACCGCGTTGGAAACGTCGCTGCGCGGCACCCTGGAGTTCATCGTGCGCAAAGACATGCACCTGACCTGGCCCCGCGCCGAAACGCCCACCACCTACATCACCATGGGCATCGACGAAGACCTGACCAAAGCCGCCAAAATTGCCGTGCGCGAAATGGTCGATTTCCTCATGAAGGAAAAAGGTCTTTCCCACGACGAAGCCTACATGCTCGCCAGCGTTGCTGCCGACCTTGATGCTACGCAAGTAGTCGACGGCACCCGCGGCGCCCACATGATCATCCCAAAGAGCATCTTCAAGAAAACGGCGAAGAAGTAG
- a CDS encoding SDR family oxidoreductase produces the protein MLAITGATGHLGRATINALLSKTSADKIVALVRDPQKATDLSQQGVQVRQGDYNDLASLEAAFQGVNTVLLISGDDLAARTQQHKNVIDAAKSAGVKHVIYTSVVKPSRESHFPASPSHVDTEEYLAASGLTYTLFRNALYLDFVPMIVGQDAVPSGKIFSAAGDGKVSYALRNDIAEALANVLTSSGHENKTYDISLGTAYSIQDVATALSDVTGKTIEVVSISGDDMAAGMRQHHVPEPIVSMMVGMTEAMKQNEFDVPSATFEQLLGHKPTDLKPFLTSVYSK, from the coding sequence ATGCTAGCTATTACGGGCGCTACCGGCCATCTGGGCCGTGCCACCATCAACGCTTTACTGTCTAAAACTTCTGCTGATAAAATAGTTGCGCTAGTGCGCGACCCGCAGAAAGCTACTGACCTCAGCCAGCAAGGCGTGCAAGTGCGGCAAGGCGACTACAACGACCTAGCTTCCCTGGAAGCCGCTTTTCAGGGCGTAAATACGGTACTGCTCATTTCGGGCGACGACTTAGCTGCTCGCACTCAACAGCACAAAAACGTGATTGATGCCGCGAAAAGCGCTGGCGTGAAGCACGTTATCTATACCAGCGTGGTGAAACCCTCACGCGAGTCGCATTTCCCCGCCTCGCCCAGCCACGTGGATACAGAAGAGTATCTAGCAGCTTCCGGCCTAACGTACACACTGTTCCGGAATGCGCTCTACCTCGATTTCGTGCCGATGATCGTCGGCCAGGACGCAGTGCCAAGCGGTAAGATCTTCTCCGCCGCCGGCGACGGCAAAGTAAGCTACGCCCTACGCAACGATATTGCCGAGGCATTGGCTAACGTACTCACTTCCAGTGGGCACGAGAATAAAACCTACGACATTAGCCTAGGTACAGCGTATTCCATCCAAGATGTAGCTACGGCATTGAGCGACGTAACGGGTAAAACCATTGAAGTCGTTTCGATTTCGGGCGACGATATGGCCGCCGGCATGCGCCAGCACCACGTGCCCGAGCCGATAGTGTCGATGATGGTGGGCATGACCGAGGCCATGAAGCAGAACGAGTTTGATGTACCTAGTGCAACGTTCGAGCAGTTGCTCGGGCACAAGCCCACCGATTTGAAACCTTTCCTGACTAGCGTGTACAGCAAGTAA
- a CDS encoding VOC family protein — MIEMPEKKAQGINGKMRAAHIGLRTTDYEGTIQWYTEKLGFRTLKKWTVGDLQLAFLAPANDDNFWIEVLSSATASTQQDLSQSIISGFQHFCLEVENVEETLAVLRDRGVKVLREPFDVPLIGKRCGFVADLHGNVIEFAANI; from the coding sequence ATGATTGAGATGCCGGAGAAAAAAGCTCAAGGCATCAACGGAAAAATGCGAGCCGCCCATATCGGGCTACGCACCACCGACTACGAGGGCACCATTCAGTGGTACACGGAAAAACTAGGGTTCAGGACGCTCAAGAAATGGACAGTAGGAGACTTGCAATTAGCTTTCCTCGCACCAGCAAATGACGATAACTTTTGGATCGAAGTGCTGAGCAGCGCAACAGCTAGCACTCAACAGGATCTTTCCCAATCGATTATTTCGGGCTTTCAGCATTTCTGCTTGGAGGTTGAAAACGTGGAGGAGACACTGGCGGTACTGCGTGACAGAGGGGTCAAGGTTCTTCGAGAGCCCTTTGACGTGCCGTTGATCGGGAAACGTTGCGGGTTTGTCGCTGACCTGCACGGCAACGTAATTGAGTTTGCCGCGAATATTTAA
- a CDS encoding helix-turn-helix domain-containing protein, translating to MNVTNADNQVDKIAAAAQKILAIPESGPGLCPVRDILDRIGDKWSLFSILHLGSAGSLRFNELRKRIDGISQRMLTVTLRMLEADGLVTRTVYAEVPPRVEYCLTELGQGLLGAVIEFGNWASQHAPAIAQARKSFAAREKVEAEG from the coding sequence ATGAACGTAACTAACGCTGATAATCAAGTAGATAAAATTGCGGCTGCCGCACAAAAAATCCTTGCCATCCCGGAAAGCGGCCCTGGCCTGTGTCCCGTGCGCGATATCCTTGACCGTATCGGCGACAAGTGGTCCTTGTTCTCCATCTTACACCTAGGTAGTGCCGGCAGCTTGCGCTTCAACGAGTTACGCAAGCGCATCGATGGTATTTCCCAACGGATGCTCACCGTCACGCTGCGCATGCTGGAAGCTGATGGACTCGTGACGCGCACTGTGTACGCCGAGGTGCCGCCCCGCGTAGAGTATTGCCTGACGGAGCTAGGTCAGGGCTTGCTAGGGGCTGTAATTGAGTTTGGCAACTGGGCGAGCCAACACGCACCCGCTATTGCACAAGCACGCAAATCCTTTGCGGCCAGAGAGAAGGTAGAAGCAGAAGGCTAG
- a CDS encoding M1 family aminopeptidase codes for MKNLCLLAFAFAIGTSASAQSPSPTPAGSVATSYRATVAKVNDLVHTKLDVRFDYAKRYLYGKEWVTLKPHGYATDSLRLDAKGMDIKTVALVQNSKQQPLKYDYDQQQLLIHLGRTMKVGESYTIYLEYTAKPDELEAKGSAAISDARGLYFINPDSTVKGKPVQIWTQGESESNSAWFPTIDKPNQKTTTELSMTVPSKYVTLSNGKMVSQTPAGAGLRTDTWKMDQPYAPYLVMMAIGDFKIAKEQWRGKEVSYYMEPQYTAQAQRIFGRTPQMLEFFSNKLGVEFPWNKYAQVVVRDYVSGAMENTTASLFGEQAQGTARELLDWEYAGVEREIAHELFHHWFGDYVTCESWSNLTVNESFANFCETVWAEHAFGTDAAESQGFRSLSTYFRNPANYTKPLVRFQYADKEDMFDAVTYQKGGNILNMLRVYLGDDVFFKGLNLYLKQNAYGNGEAQQVRLALEEASGQDLNWFFNQWYYRAGHPIVTIDYRWDAARKMEEVTIKQTQAGQPFILPLKVDVYMNGKPERHTVWLRDAVTTLQLPAASKPDLVNVDAEKVLVWQKTDNKSLAEYAYQYAHAPRYLDRFEALKASKEKQTEKLARQTVVAGLSDRFYNIRVAAIENLDLKNKATRKAAAPALQKLASADSSVKVQVEALRALAELKDKRYEKTFAQALGSQSYAVQGAALEGLASVDIKDALARANALQADTKGALTAAIVGVYGKSGEVSKWPFVLARFDAASTNDRFNMMQGFAELLERLQDPAAFAEGVSRIQHMGVQFKPYGVDKRLLALLESLKAKRTDNAAAQQVVDQAISAIQAAK; via the coding sequence ATGAAGAATCTTTGCCTGCTAGCTTTTGCGTTCGCCATCGGTACGTCGGCTTCGGCGCAATCACCTAGCCCCACGCCTGCTGGCTCAGTCGCTACCAGTTACCGTGCGACGGTTGCCAAAGTCAACGACTTGGTACACACCAAGCTGGATGTGCGCTTCGACTATGCCAAGCGCTACCTCTACGGCAAGGAGTGGGTGACGCTAAAGCCGCACGGCTACGCCACCGACTCCTTGCGGCTAGATGCCAAAGGAATGGACATCAAAACCGTGGCCTTGGTGCAGAACAGCAAGCAGCAACCGCTCAAGTACGACTACGATCAGCAGCAATTGCTCATCCACCTAGGTCGGACGATGAAGGTGGGGGAGAGCTACACCATTTACCTGGAGTACACGGCCAAGCCCGACGAGCTGGAAGCCAAAGGCAGCGCCGCCATTAGCGACGCGCGAGGGTTGTACTTCATCAACCCCGACAGCACGGTGAAAGGCAAGCCCGTGCAGATCTGGACGCAGGGCGAATCGGAGTCGAACTCGGCGTGGTTTCCCACCATCGACAAGCCCAACCAGAAAACCACCACGGAGCTCAGCATGACGGTGCCTAGCAAGTACGTCACGCTGAGTAACGGCAAAATGGTGTCGCAAACGCCAGCCGGCGCTGGGTTGCGTACCGACACATGGAAAATGGACCAGCCCTACGCGCCCTACCTCGTGATGATGGCCATTGGGGACTTCAAAATTGCGAAGGAGCAGTGGCGCGGGAAGGAAGTGAGCTACTACATGGAGCCGCAGTACACCGCACAGGCGCAGCGGATATTCGGCCGCACGCCGCAAATGCTGGAGTTCTTTTCGAATAAGTTAGGGGTAGAATTTCCCTGGAATAAGTACGCGCAAGTAGTCGTGCGTGACTACGTGAGCGGGGCTATGGAAAACACCACGGCTTCCTTGTTTGGCGAGCAGGCCCAGGGTACCGCCCGCGAGCTGCTCGATTGGGAATACGCTGGGGTGGAGCGCGAAATTGCCCACGAGCTGTTCCACCATTGGTTCGGCGATTACGTGACCTGCGAAAGTTGGAGCAATCTGACCGTGAATGAGTCTTTTGCCAACTTCTGCGAAACCGTTTGGGCAGAGCACGCCTTCGGCACCGACGCCGCCGAGTCGCAAGGCTTCCGCAGCTTGTCGACTTATTTCCGGAATCCCGCCAACTACACCAAGCCGCTCGTGCGGTTTCAGTACGCCGACAAAGAGGACATGTTCGACGCCGTGACTTACCAGAAGGGCGGCAACATCCTGAACATGCTGCGAGTGTACCTAGGTGATGACGTGTTCTTCAAAGGCCTCAATCTGTATCTGAAGCAAAATGCCTACGGCAACGGTGAAGCCCAGCAGGTACGCCTAGCGTTGGAAGAAGCTTCGGGGCAAGACCTGAATTGGTTTTTCAACCAGTGGTACTACCGGGCCGGCCACCCCATCGTCACCATCGACTACCGCTGGGATGCGGCGCGCAAGATGGAAGAAGTGACGATCAAGCAAACGCAAGCCGGTCAGCCATTTATCCTGCCCTTGAAGGTGGATGTGTACATGAACGGCAAACCCGAGCGCCACACCGTATGGCTGCGCGACGCCGTAACCACGCTCCAATTGCCGGCAGCTTCCAAGCCTGACTTAGTAAACGTAGATGCCGAGAAAGTGCTAGTCTGGCAGAAAACGGACAACAAGAGCCTGGCCGAATACGCCTACCAGTATGCCCACGCCCCGCGCTACCTCGATCGGTTCGAAGCTTTAAAAGCGAGCAAGGAAAAGCAGACGGAAAAGCTAGCCCGCCAAACGGTAGTAGCCGGCCTCAGCGACAGATTCTACAACATCCGCGTAGCCGCCATCGAGAACCTGGACCTGAAAAACAAAGCCACTCGCAAAGCCGCGGCGCCAGCCTTGCAGAAGCTAGCTTCTGCCGATTCTTCAGTGAAAGTGCAAGTAGAAGCTCTCCGAGCACTGGCGGAGCTCAAGGACAAACGCTACGAAAAAACTTTCGCGCAGGCTCTTGGTAGTCAATCGTATGCTGTGCAGGGGGCCGCGTTAGAGGGGTTGGCTTCCGTTGACATCAAGGACGCGCTAGCGCGTGCCAACGCGCTCCAAGCCGACACCAAAGGGGCACTGACCGCCGCGATTGTAGGCGTTTACGGAAAGAGTGGTGAGGTGAGCAAGTGGCCCTTCGTGCTTGCCCGCTTCGATGCGGCTAGCACCAACGACCGGTTCAACATGATGCAGGGCTTCGCGGAATTGCTTGAGCGATTGCAAGATCCTGCCGCATTTGCCGAAGGAGTTAGCCGGATTCAGCACATGGGCGTGCAGTTCAAACCCTACGGCGTTGATAAGCGCCTGCTAGCGCTGCTAGAGTCGTTGAAGGCGAAAAGGACGGATAATGCCGCTGCGCAGCAAGTTGTGGATCAGGCAATAAGCGCCATCCAAGCAGCAAAGTAA